A stretch of the Mesorhizobium sp. Pch-S genome encodes the following:
- a CDS encoding MFS transporter, translating into MRNPYSEIFQAPGAKAFSAAGFLARMPLSMITLGIVTMLSETHGEYWLAGAVSATFALASGLIAPQVSRLVDRHGQRRVLVPATLIAVSALISLMVATHLKAPNWTLFLFAILSGAMPSFSSFVRARWTELYRGTAKLHTAFAFESVVDEAVFMVGPILAVGLSVTVFPEAGPLAATIFLIIGSLLFAAQRSTEPPIHVQEHSGGHSVIRLGSLQVIVVTLASIGAIFGTAEVAAVAFAEAQGNKAAASLALSAYAAGSLIAGLAFGMLKLKLPLARQLLIMIALAALTTWPLLIVGSIPMLCLVLFVAGVAVSPTIITAMALVEKLVPSSKLTEGMTWAITSIGIGLAAGSSAAGWVIDNYGATSGFLVSITAGVVAFIVALAGQGILQRSVRGTNAPAMA; encoded by the coding sequence ATGCGCAATCCATACAGTGAAATTTTCCAGGCGCCCGGCGCCAAGGCGTTTTCCGCGGCGGGCTTCCTGGCCCGCATGCCGCTTTCGATGATCACGCTCGGCATCGTGACGATGTTGTCAGAAACCCATGGCGAATACTGGCTTGCGGGCGCGGTCTCGGCCACCTTTGCGCTGGCGAGCGGCCTGATCGCACCTCAAGTGTCGCGCCTCGTCGACCGACACGGCCAGCGTCGCGTTCTTGTGCCCGCAACGCTGATCGCCGTGTCGGCCCTTATCAGCCTGATGGTGGCGACGCATCTGAAGGCGCCTAACTGGACTCTGTTCCTGTTTGCCATTCTCAGTGGCGCCATGCCGAGCTTCAGTTCTTTCGTGCGGGCGCGCTGGACCGAACTCTATCGCGGCACCGCGAAACTGCACACGGCTTTTGCTTTCGAATCCGTGGTCGATGAAGCCGTCTTCATGGTTGGCCCGATTCTCGCCGTGGGACTGAGCGTCACCGTGTTCCCGGAAGCCGGGCCGCTGGCAGCCACCATCTTTCTCATCATCGGCAGCCTGCTGTTTGCCGCACAGCGATCAACTGAGCCGCCGATCCATGTACAGGAGCACAGCGGCGGTCACTCCGTCATCCGCCTCGGCTCGCTACAGGTCATCGTCGTGACGCTGGCGTCGATCGGCGCGATCTTCGGCACGGCGGAAGTGGCTGCCGTCGCCTTCGCGGAGGCGCAAGGCAACAAGGCGGCCGCCAGCCTTGCACTTTCGGCCTACGCGGCAGGGTCGCTTATCGCCGGCCTCGCCTTCGGCATGCTGAAACTCAAGCTGCCGCTCGCGCGGCAGCTGCTGATCATGATCGCGCTGGCGGCCCTGACCACCTGGCCGCTGCTGATCGTCGGCAGCATCCCGATGCTTTGTCTGGTGCTGTTCGTCGCAGGCGTCGCGGTTTCGCCAACCATCATCACCGCGATGGCGCTGGTCGAAAAACTCGTACCCTCTTCCAAGCTCACCGAAGGCATGACCTGGGCGATCACCAGCATCGGCATCGGCCTGGCCGCGGGCTCGTCGGCTGCCGGCTGGGTGATCGACAACTACGGTGCGACCAGCGGCTTCCTGGTTTCGATTACGGCCGGTGTCGTCGCCTTCATTGTCGCGCTGGCCGGGCAAGGCATTCTGCAACGATCCGTGCGCGGCACGAATGCGCCGGCAATGGCCTGA
- the ribB gene encoding 3,4-dihydroxy-2-butanone-4-phosphate synthase, with the protein MPYDQKKIVEALRAFERGEIVVVMDDDGRENEGDLIVAAVHCTPEKMAFIVRHTSGIVCTPMPREEAKRLNLAPMVADNDSAHTTAFTVSVDFKHGTTTGISAEDRTLTVRNLANGNVAGSDFVRPGHIFPLIAREGGVLMRSGHTEAAVDLCRLAGLPPVGVISELVNDDGTVKRGPEVAAFAEEHGLKQVSVADLIAYRQRKETLVERVACSDIDTPGGKATAIAYSLPWEAMHHLAIVYGDIRDGEEVPVRLHLEDVTTDVFGTRTVLDDIMKTLGERKRGVIVYLREGSTGVGSHGGRNRQGGSDREDHEEARRRENEWREIGLGAQILKDLGISSINLIASRERHYVGLEGFGIRIAKTEIL; encoded by the coding sequence ATGCCTTACGATCAGAAGAAAATTGTCGAAGCCCTGCGCGCTTTCGAGCGCGGCGAGATCGTTGTCGTCATGGACGATGACGGGCGCGAGAACGAGGGCGACCTGATCGTCGCGGCCGTTCATTGCACGCCGGAGAAGATGGCTTTCATCGTGCGCCACACCTCCGGCATCGTCTGCACGCCGATGCCGCGCGAAGAGGCGAAGCGGCTGAACCTGGCGCCGATGGTGGCGGACAATGATTCCGCCCACACCACTGCCTTCACGGTCAGCGTCGACTTCAAGCACGGCACGACTACCGGCATTTCCGCCGAGGACCGCACCTTGACCGTGCGCAATCTTGCCAACGGCAATGTCGCCGGCAGCGATTTCGTGCGCCCTGGCCACATCTTTCCGCTCATCGCGCGCGAAGGCGGCGTGCTGATGCGCTCCGGCCATACGGAGGCCGCCGTCGATCTCTGCAGGCTGGCCGGCCTGCCACCGGTCGGCGTCATTTCCGAACTGGTCAACGACGACGGCACCGTCAAGCGGGGCCCCGAAGTGGCGGCCTTCGCCGAGGAGCACGGGCTCAAGCAGGTTTCGGTGGCGGACCTCATCGCCTACCGCCAGCGCAAGGAAACGCTGGTCGAGCGTGTTGCCTGCTCCGACATCGACACGCCCGGCGGCAAGGCGACGGCAATCGCTTATTCGCTGCCTTGGGAAGCGATGCATCATCTGGCGATCGTCTACGGCGATATCCGCGACGGCGAGGAAGTGCCGGTGCGGCTGCATCTGGAAGACGTCACGACGGACGTGTTCGGCACCCGTACCGTGCTCGATGACATCATGAAGACGCTTGGAGAGCGCAAGCGCGGCGTCATCGTCTATCTGCGCGAAGGGTCCACCGGCGTCGGCAGCCATGGCGGCCGCAACCGGCAGGGCGGCAGCGACCGCGAGGATCATGAGGAAGCGCGCCGGCGCGAGAACGAATGGCGCGAAATCGGACTTGGCGCGCAGATCCTCAAGGATCTCGGCATCTCTTCGATCAACCTGATCGCCTCGCGCGAGCGGCACTATGTCGGCCTTGAAGGTTTCGGCATCCGTATCGCCAAGACCGAAATTCTCTAG
- the aroC gene encoding chorismate synthase → MSHNTFGHLFRVTTWGESHGTALGCVVDGCPPGIRFTREDIQAELDRRRPGQSRFVTQRREPDEVKVLSGFVLDEDGVTMITTGTPVSMLIENVDQRSKDYGEIARQYRPGHADYAYEVKYGIRDHRGGGRSSARETAARVAAGALARKVVPGLVVRGALIAMGEKAIDRANWNWNFVDDGENPFFTPDPQSVPVFTTYLDGIRKAGSSVGAVIEIVADGVPAGLGAPIYAKLDQDIASNLMSINAVKGVEIGNGFEAARITGEQNADEMRMGNDGKPVFLSNNAGGILGGISTGQPIVARFAVKPTSSILNPRKSIDRDGKDVDVVTKGRHDPCVGIRAVPIGEAMVACAIADHYLRHRGQVGSRQ, encoded by the coding sequence ATGTCGCATAATACCTTCGGCCATCTTTTCCGGGTGACCACCTGGGGCGAAAGCCACGGTACCGCGCTGGGCTGTGTCGTTGATGGCTGTCCGCCCGGCATCCGCTTCACCCGCGAGGACATCCAGGCCGAGCTCGACCGCCGCCGCCCAGGCCAGTCACGCTTCGTCACCCAACGCCGCGAGCCGGATGAGGTCAAGGTGCTGTCCGGCTTCGTCCTCGACGAGGACGGGGTCACGATGATCACCACCGGCACACCGGTGTCGATGCTGATCGAGAATGTCGACCAGCGTTCGAAGGACTATGGTGAAATCGCCCGCCAGTATCGGCCGGGACATGCCGATTATGCCTATGAGGTCAAATACGGCATTCGCGATCATCGCGGTGGCGGCCGTTCCTCGGCGCGCGAGACTGCGGCGCGCGTCGCAGCCGGCGCGCTCGCCCGCAAGGTCGTTCCGGGCCTGGTCGTGCGCGGAGCACTGATCGCCATGGGCGAGAAGGCAATCGATCGCGCCAACTGGAACTGGAATTTCGTCGACGATGGCGAAAACCCGTTCTTCACGCCGGATCCACAGTCGGTACCGGTCTTCACGACCTATCTCGACGGCATCCGCAAGGCGGGTTCGTCGGTCGGTGCGGTGATCGAGATCGTTGCCGACGGCGTGCCGGCCGGGCTGGGCGCGCCGATCTATGCCAAGCTCGATCAGGATATCGCCTCGAACCTGATGTCGATCAATGCCGTCAAGGGCGTCGAGATCGGCAACGGTTTCGAAGCCGCCAGGATCACCGGCGAACAGAACGCCGACGAGATGCGCATGGGCAATGACGGCAAGCCGGTGTTCCTCTCCAACAATGCCGGTGGCATTCTCGGCGGCATTTCGACAGGCCAGCCGATCGTCGCCCGTTTCGCCGTCAAGCCGACCTCCTCGATCCTCAATCCGCGCAAGTCCATCGACCGGGACGGCAAAGACGTCGATGTCGTCACCAAGGGGCGCCATGACCCTTGCGTCGGTATCCGTGCCGTGCCGATCGGCGAAGCAATGGTCGCCTGCGCCATTGCCGACCATTATCTGCGCCATCGGGGACAAGTCGGCAGTCGGCAGTAG
- a CDS encoding MarR family transcriptional regulator: MVDDVVREMGYLTLGSRLRRIGERFQSEVQSVLDDLDVPVQASQFPALAAIDRLGPLTVGDLAEAIGITQPGATRIMTQLSEIGLVDVRQSSEDQRRRFLSLTDKGRQLVETSKRNLWPRIDAAVAEICGDLTGPLLEQLTAIEHDLDATPLHRRIARQLHDPA, encoded by the coding sequence ATGGTTGACGATGTCGTTCGCGAAATGGGCTACCTCACGCTTGGCAGCCGCCTCAGGCGGATCGGCGAACGTTTTCAGTCCGAGGTGCAAAGCGTGCTGGACGATCTGGATGTGCCGGTGCAGGCCAGCCAGTTTCCTGCCCTCGCGGCCATCGACCGCCTTGGTCCGCTGACGGTCGGCGATCTGGCCGAAGCGATCGGCATCACGCAGCCCGGCGCCACACGCATCATGACGCAATTGAGCGAAATCGGACTGGTCGATGTCAGGCAATCGTCGGAAGACCAGCGACGCCGGTTCCTCAGCCTGACAGACAAGGGGCGCCAGCTCGTTGAAACCTCGAAACGCAATCTCTGGCCCCGCATCGATGCCGCAGTAGCGGAAATCTGCGGAGACCTGACCGGCCCGCTGCTCGAGCAGCTGACCGCAATCGAACATGATCTCGACGCCACCCCGTTACATCGCCGTATCGCAAGGCAGCTCCATGACCCCGCTTGA
- a CDS encoding GNAT family N-acetyltransferase: MTPLDRPIWSALASRHAHLSEGGSLAKRYQPTVSAFAATMDDTASSLQALFDLSSDGRSLLFLQADTVKVPAGMTIVSAAAAVQMIASHPSTVEQDDRIALLGEADIPAMQALAELTKPGPFTARALELGAFWGVKEDGRLLAMAGERMKPQGFSEISGVCSHPDARGRGLAKRLSMFVAGRIIERGEEPFLHAYATNTAAIALYESIGFSVRSAMRVAVLQRAAN; the protein is encoded by the coding sequence ATGACCCCGCTTGATCGCCCCATCTGGAGCGCACTCGCCTCACGCCATGCTCACCTTTCCGAGGGTGGCTCGCTGGCGAAACGCTACCAGCCAACGGTCTCCGCCTTTGCGGCGACCATGGACGATACCGCGTCAAGCCTGCAGGCGCTTTTCGATCTGTCGTCCGACGGCCGGAGCCTGCTTTTCCTCCAGGCCGACACGGTGAAGGTCCCGGCCGGCATGACGATCGTGTCGGCCGCCGCAGCTGTGCAGATGATCGCGAGCCATCCGTCAACGGTCGAACAGGACGACCGCATCGCGCTTCTCGGCGAAGCCGATATCCCGGCGATGCAGGCACTGGCGGAACTCACCAAGCCGGGCCCCTTCACGGCACGCGCTCTGGAACTCGGTGCTTTCTGGGGCGTGAAGGAAGACGGTCGGTTGCTCGCGATGGCTGGTGAACGCATGAAACCGCAAGGGTTCAGTGAGATCAGCGGCGTCTGTTCGCATCCGGATGCTCGTGGCCGCGGTCTCGCCAAACGACTGTCGATGTTCGTGGCGGGTCGTATCATCGAACGCGGCGAAGAGCCTTTTCTGCATGCCTACGCAACGAACACAGCCGCGATCGCGCTTTATGAATCCATCGGATTTTCAGTGCGCTCGGCCATGCGTGTGGCAGTCCTGCAGCGCGCAGCAAACTGA
- a CDS encoding DUF1344 domain-containing protein: MRTLLGAIAATVLVVTAAFAGQAEGKIKKVDRETLTLTLDDGKAYKLNAEMDLEALKPGTDVVIAYDVSNGENVITDMELPQ; the protein is encoded by the coding sequence ATGCGTACCCTGCTCGGCGCCATAGCCGCCACCGTGCTTGTCGTGACTGCCGCTTTCGCGGGCCAGGCGGAAGGCAAGATCAAGAAGGTCGACAGGGAGACCCTGACGCTGACGCTGGATGACGGCAAGGCCTACAAGCTGAATGCCGAAATGGATCTGGAAGCTTTGAAGCCCGGCACCGACGTCGTCATTGCCTATGACGTCAGCAATGGCGAGAACGTCATCACCGACATGGAGCTGCCCCAATAA
- a CDS encoding diguanylate cyclase, whose amino-acid sequence MRITSITNWAYGITVVLTALSGGAFMMSSHSALQERAAVEEHLALDTLAEDLALGAELGSDDARLYVMRGDERYLEAFRAGENSERSREATATKLAAQGLAPGEAEALKAVVRDAEALDKIELAAIEAFQRGDKTAAQEGLFGAGYERVQGALVQTVAHFRDLTAARTGAQLEAARDRSNWWSLVAKIMLAVTGALFVAVLYFVLRRRVVKPLMQMTGIVSRLAKQDYTVEVPVERRADEIGEMNDAIEIFRTNLIERERLDAEQRADQRTKDMILQMMHRVQACQNQAELAEVVVRFIPEIFPDLAGGLYILNDSKTALTRAGVWLEPQRSEAAFPASACWGLRRGRSHESGTKGSDVPCRHLEASGPTALCMPLTAQGDMIGLIYTEERGENALGSGGARLYLELIAENVGLAIANLQLREKLIELAVRDPLTGLFNRRFLDETLQQHGQNRSGEQIACLMVDIDHFKRFNDEFGHDAGDLVMQYVGQILRETVGPAGTAYRFGGEEFTVLLPGLEEDQAAELADGLRRKIGGATLSHSGRVLGTVSTSIGVAASPQDGSIETLVTRADAALLKAKAAGRNRTVMASEIQARQ is encoded by the coding sequence ATGAGAATCACCTCCATCACCAACTGGGCCTACGGCATCACCGTGGTCCTGACCGCGCTTTCGGGCGGCGCCTTCATGATGTCTTCGCACAGCGCCCTCCAGGAGCGCGCTGCGGTCGAGGAACATCTGGCGCTCGATACGCTGGCCGAGGATCTTGCGCTCGGCGCCGAACTGGGAAGTGATGATGCGCGGCTCTACGTGATGCGCGGCGATGAGCGCTACCTGGAGGCGTTTCGCGCAGGGGAGAATTCGGAACGGAGCAGGGAGGCAACGGCAACCAAGCTGGCCGCCCAGGGACTGGCGCCGGGCGAAGCAGAAGCGCTGAAGGCTGTCGTTCGGGATGCGGAGGCACTGGACAAGATCGAACTGGCAGCGATCGAGGCCTTTCAGCGCGGAGACAAGACCGCTGCCCAGGAGGGTCTGTTCGGCGCGGGATACGAGCGGGTCCAGGGTGCGCTTGTCCAGACCGTCGCGCATTTTCGCGACCTGACTGCGGCGCGCACTGGAGCACAGCTTGAAGCGGCTCGCGACCGCAGCAACTGGTGGAGCCTGGTTGCCAAGATCATGCTTGCGGTCACCGGCGCGCTGTTTGTCGCTGTTCTCTACTTCGTCCTGAGGCGACGGGTGGTGAAGCCGTTGATGCAGATGACCGGGATCGTCAGCCGGCTCGCCAAGCAGGACTATACCGTCGAAGTGCCGGTTGAGCGGCGCGCCGACGAGATCGGCGAAATGAATGACGCGATCGAGATATTCCGCACGAATCTGATCGAGCGGGAGCGGCTGGATGCCGAGCAAAGGGCCGACCAGCGCACCAAGGACATGATTCTGCAAATGATGCACCGGGTGCAGGCATGCCAGAACCAGGCGGAGCTTGCCGAGGTCGTGGTTCGCTTCATTCCCGAAATATTCCCCGACCTCGCCGGAGGTCTGTACATCCTCAACGACAGCAAGACCGCGCTGACACGCGCCGGCGTATGGCTCGAACCGCAGCGTTCGGAGGCGGCATTTCCGGCCTCTGCCTGTTGGGGGCTTCGCCGCGGCCGTTCGCACGAAAGCGGGACGAAGGGCTCCGACGTTCCTTGCCGACACCTCGAGGCGTCAGGCCCGACCGCGCTCTGCATGCCGTTGACGGCCCAAGGTGACATGATCGGCCTTATCTACACCGAAGAGCGTGGAGAGAACGCGCTCGGATCCGGTGGCGCCAGGCTCTATCTTGAACTGATTGCGGAAAATGTCGGCCTTGCGATCGCAAACCTGCAGTTGCGGGAGAAGCTGATCGAGCTTGCCGTGCGCGATCCCCTGACCGGCCTGTTCAATCGTCGCTTCCTGGACGAAACGTTGCAGCAGCACGGCCAGAACCGTAGCGGCGAGCAAATAGCCTGCCTGATGGTCGACATCGATCATTTCAAGCGTTTCAATGACGAGTTCGGGCACGACGCGGGCGATCTGGTCATGCAGTATGTCGGGCAGATATTGCGTGAGACGGTAGGCCCGGCAGGCACTGCCTACCGTTTCGGCGGGGAGGAATTCACCGTGCTCCTGCCCGGGCTTGAAGAAGACCAGGCCGCAGAGCTTGCGGACGGGTTGCGTCGGAAGATCGGCGGCGCCACGCTTTCCCATTCCGGCAGGGTGCTCGGAACGGTGTCGACTTCCATCGGCGTTGCGGCATCCCCGCAGGATGGCTCGATTGAAACGCTTGTCACACGCGCCGATGCGGCCTTGCTCAAGGCAAAAGCTGCGGGCCGTAACAGGACAGTGATGGCAAGCGAAATCCAGGCCCGGCAGTAA
- a CDS encoding histidine phosphatase family protein: MSALIYVVRHGQTDWNAEHRLQGQADTDLNDLGRRQASENGRKLADLIGTAKAGFDYVSSPMLRTRETMELLRAAMGQEPAGYRTDERLVELNFGDWQGFTYPELETRYPGASRARGEDKWDFTPPGAGAESYQKLLSRIQPVFQAMERETVCVTHGGVIRCLFRMIAEASKDEAASLEIPQDRVLRVQGRHLEWL; the protein is encoded by the coding sequence ATGTCTGCGCTTATCTATGTCGTGCGTCACGGCCAGACCGACTGGAATGCCGAGCACCGTCTGCAAGGGCAGGCCGATACGGATCTCAACGATCTCGGCCGTCGGCAGGCATCGGAGAATGGGCGCAAGCTCGCGGATTTGATCGGCACCGCAAAGGCCGGTTTTGACTATGTCTCCAGCCCGATGCTGCGTACGCGCGAGACGATGGAGCTGTTGCGCGCGGCCATGGGACAGGAGCCGGCCGGCTATCGGACCGACGAGCGGCTTGTCGAGCTCAATTTTGGTGACTGGCAGGGTTTTACCTATCCCGAACTTGAGACCAGGTATCCGGGTGCAAGCCGTGCCCGTGGCGAAGATAAATGGGATTTCACGCCGCCGGGCGCGGGCGCGGAGAGCTATCAGAAGCTGCTGTCGCGTATCCAGCCGGTGTTCCAGGCCATGGAACGTGAGACCGTCTGCGTCACGCATGGTGGTGTGATACGTTGCCTGTTCCGGATGATTGCCGAAGCTTCGAAGGATGAAGCAGCCTCGCTGGAAATTCCGCAGGACCGGGTTCTGAGGGTGCAGGGCCGCCATCTGGAGTGGCTCTAG
- the fabI gene encoding enoyl-ACP reductase FabI, with protein MVGGQGLMAGKRGLILGVANNRSIAYGIAKACVDHGAEIALTYQGEAFKKRVEPLAEELGAHVVGHCDVTDSESLDTVFENVAKLWDRLDFVVHAIAFSDKEELTGRYVETTRDNFLRTMDISVFSFTTIAKRAEPMMTNGGSMLTLTYYGAEKVMPHYNVMGVAKAALEASVRYLAVDLGAKGIRVNAISAGPIKTLAASGIGDFRYILKWNEYNAPLKRTVSPEEVGDSGLYFLSDLSRGVTGEIHHVDSGYHVVGMKAVDAPDISVLKD; from the coding sequence ATGGTGGGTGGACAGGGCCTGATGGCCGGCAAGCGCGGCCTTATCCTTGGCGTCGCCAACAACCGTTCGATTGCCTACGGCATTGCCAAGGCGTGTGTGGATCACGGCGCGGAGATCGCGCTGACCTACCAGGGCGAGGCATTCAAGAAGCGCGTCGAGCCTTTGGCCGAGGAGCTCGGCGCCCATGTCGTCGGCCATTGCGATGTCACCGATTCGGAAAGCCTGGATACGGTGTTCGAGAATGTCGCCAAGCTGTGGGACAGGCTCGACTTTGTCGTGCACGCCATCGCCTTCTCCGACAAGGAGGAACTGACCGGCCGTTACGTCGAGACCACGCGCGACAATTTCCTGCGCACCATGGACATCTCGGTGTTTTCCTTCACGACCATTGCCAAGCGCGCCGAGCCGATGATGACAAATGGCGGTTCCATGCTGACACTGACCTATTATGGCGCCGAAAAGGTGATGCCGCACTACAACGTAATGGGTGTCGCCAAGGCCGCGCTGGAGGCATCCGTGCGTTATCTTGCCGTCGACCTCGGTGCCAAGGGCATCCGCGTCAACGCCATCTCGGCCGGACCGATCAAGACGCTTGCAGCCTCCGGCATCGGCGACTTCCGCTATATCCTGAAGTGGAACGAGTACAATGCGCCGCTGAAGCGCACGGTATCGCCCGAAGAAGTCGGCGATTCAGGCCTCTATTTCCTGTCGGACCTGTCGCGCGGCGTCACCGGAGAAATCCACCACGTCGATTCGGGCTATCACGTCGTCGGCATGAAGGCCGTCGACGCGCCGGATATCTCCGTCCTCAAGGACTGA
- a CDS encoding GNAT family N-acetyltransferase, producing MSTEVIVRPILRQDFDRWLPLWEGYNAFYGRSGPTALAEAITQMTWSRFFDAYEPVHALVAESGDRLLGLTHYLFHRSTTAIEPNCYLQDLFTSQDARGKGIGKALIEGVYDRAREAGSKRVYWQTHETNQTAMRLYDQVAERSGFLVYRRLF from the coding sequence ATGTCCACGGAAGTCATTGTTCGCCCGATCCTTCGCCAGGATTTCGATCGCTGGTTGCCGCTCTGGGAAGGCTACAACGCCTTCTATGGTCGTTCCGGTCCGACAGCGCTTGCGGAAGCGATCACGCAGATGACCTGGTCGCGGTTTTTCGATGCCTATGAGCCGGTTCATGCACTGGTGGCGGAAAGCGGCGACCGCTTGCTCGGCCTGACGCATTATCTTTTCCATCGCTCGACCACGGCCATCGAACCGAATTGCTACCTGCAGGATCTGTTCACGTCGCAGGATGCGCGCGGCAAGGGGATCGGCAAGGCGCTGATCGAGGGGGTCTATGACCGTGCCCGCGAAGCGGGTTCGAAGCGAGTGTACTGGCAGACCCACGAAACCAACCAGACGGCGATGCGGCTTTACGACCAGGTCGCCGAACGCTCCGGCTTCCTGGTCTACCGCCGGCTTTTCTGA
- a CDS encoding DnaJ C-terminal domain-containing protein, giving the protein MRDPYEVLGVARNASSKDIKSAFRKLAKKHHPDQNPNDPKAKDRFSAANQAYEILGDEKSRAAFDRGEIDADGKPRFQGFENAAGGDPFAGFRRQQGPGASHFEFRSGGGSPFGEGAGDIFSQIFGDAFNQQRAAGANAAGGGDRRRQAPAGGDINVTLDVTIEEAASAEKVTAIFPDGRKVAVKLPAYVEDGQTIRLKGQGEQGYGQPGDALVKIRFRRHPRYRIEGRDLHVDLPVSLHDAVTGAKVAVETPTGRIALAVPAWSSSDKVLRIKGRGLPEKAGGHADLYAHVRIMLPEGGDPELEALVKKQG; this is encoded by the coding sequence ATGCGCGACCCCTATGAGGTGCTGGGAGTTGCCAGGAACGCCTCGTCCAAGGACATCAAATCGGCGTTTCGGAAACTCGCCAAGAAGCACCACCCGGACCAGAACCCGAACGACCCCAAGGCCAAGGATCGCTTTTCTGCGGCCAATCAGGCTTATGAGATTCTCGGCGATGAGAAATCGCGTGCGGCTTTCGATCGTGGCGAGATCGACGCCGACGGCAAGCCGCGCTTCCAGGGCTTCGAGAACGCTGCCGGTGGCGATCCTTTCGCCGGCTTCCGTCGCCAGCAGGGGCCGGGGGCATCGCATTTTGAGTTCCGCTCCGGCGGGGGCAGCCCCTTCGGTGAGGGGGCAGGGGATATCTTCAGCCAGATTTTTGGTGATGCCTTCAACCAGCAGCGCGCTGCTGGCGCAAATGCCGCTGGTGGTGGCGACCGCCGCAGGCAGGCGCCGGCTGGCGGCGACATCAACGTGACGCTGGACGTGACGATCGAGGAAGCCGCGAGTGCCGAGAAGGTAACCGCGATCTTCCCGGATGGCCGCAAGGTCGCGGTGAAATTGCCGGCCTATGTCGAAGATGGTCAGACCATTCGCCTCAAGGGCCAGGGCGAGCAGGGTTATGGCCAGCCGGGCGATGCGCTGGTCAAGATCAGGTTCCGACGCCACCCGCGTTACCGCATCGAGGGGCGTGACCTGCATGTCGATCTGCCGGTATCGCTGCACGACGCGGTCACTGGCGCCAAGGTGGCGGTCGAGACCCCGACCGGGCGTATTGCGCTTGCCGTGCCGGCCTGGTCGAGTTCCGACAAGGTGCTGCGCATCAAGGGACGCGGACTGCCCGAAAAGGCAGGCGGTCACGCCGATCTCTATGCCCATGTCCGCATCATGTTGCCGGAAGGCGGCGATCCGGAACTGGAAGCGCTGGTCAAGAAACAAGGCTGA
- a CDS encoding RT0821/Lpp0805 family surface protein, with amino-acid sequence MLVLAGCGAGGFSLEKAEVDRSIVTGSISSGTNNAIDTGMASDEATIRNAASSADLQGLANQAVPWANSATGSRGTITALAETGDASKGRCRQFDVSRESYDGVTMYKGAICMTPVGTWKTQEFKAL; translated from the coding sequence TTGCTTGTCCTTGCTGGTTGTGGCGCCGGTGGCTTCAGCCTGGAGAAGGCGGAAGTTGATCGCTCCATCGTTACGGGCTCGATTTCGTCGGGTACGAACAACGCCATCGACACCGGCATGGCTTCCGACGAAGCAACGATCCGCAACGCAGCGTCTTCGGCAGATCTGCAGGGACTGGCCAACCAGGCTGTGCCCTGGGCCAATTCCGCAACCGGTTCCCGCGGTACCATCACCGCGCTGGCTGAGACCGGTGATGCCAGCAAGGGGCGCTGCCGCCAGTTCGACGTCTCGCGCGAAAGCTATGACGGCGTCACCATGTACAAGGGGGCGATCTGCATGACGCCTGTCGGCACCTGGAAGACGCAGGAATTCAAGGCGCTCTGA
- the pdxH gene encoding pyridoxamine 5'-phosphate oxidase → MNETVLTTGDFTESAEPFRLFAAWLDDASKSEPNDPNGVALATVDADGMPDVRMVLLKGFDDHGFVFYTNFESAKGREILGSMKAAMCFHWKSLRRQVRVRGPVEIVSEAEADAYYASRPRGSRIGAWASKQSRPLESRFALEKAVAEYTARYAIGDIPRPGHWSGFRIVPQTIEFWHDRPFRLHDRIVFSRNADGGWDKSRLYP, encoded by the coding sequence ATGAACGAGACAGTCTTAACAACAGGTGACTTTACGGAGAGCGCGGAGCCTTTCCGGCTGTTCGCCGCCTGGCTGGACGATGCCTCCAAATCCGAACCAAACGACCCCAATGGCGTGGCGCTTGCAACCGTCGACGCCGACGGCATGCCGGATGTGCGCATGGTGCTGCTCAAAGGCTTCGACGACCATGGATTTGTCTTCTACACCAATTTCGAAAGCGCAAAGGGTCGCGAAATTCTGGGCAGCATGAAGGCAGCAATGTGCTTCCACTGGAAATCGCTGCGCCGCCAGGTGCGCGTGCGCGGCCCGGTCGAGATCGTGTCCGAGGCGGAAGCCGATGCCTATTATGCGTCGCGCCCGCGCGGCAGCCGGATCGGAGCATGGGCCTCGAAGCAATCGCGGCCGCTGGAGAGCCGATTCGCTCTGGAGAAGGCCGTCGCCGAATACACTGCCCGCTATGCCATCGGCGATATTCCACGCCCCGGACATTGGTCGGGTTTCCGCATCGTGCCGCAGACGATCGAATTCTGGCACGATCGCCCGTTCCGGCTCCACGACCGCATCGTGTTCAGCCGCAACGCCGACGGCGGCTGGGACAAGAGCCGCCTCTACCCATAA